The Sinomicrobium kalidii genome contains a region encoding:
- a CDS encoding LytR/AlgR family response regulator transcription factor translates to MRNYFVIEKDRDTIRTIQNTLEDIDRFHFLGYAYGPEEALDVLLRQKPDLVFIRIDNGFPSPFTFVSELHLYDCPVPCFIAISKTRDDAYTAFKYNFFDYILHPVSGLEVRKSILRYHKRNPIRANLVCIQSNKDYKYLDTNNILFLKADNNTTDFHLTDGRVIGAFKTLKSFEDKLPDNFMRIHKSYIVNAAQVARIHYGKAVCTLRQYRQPIPFTRTFRKNIDRVHYLLNQASF, encoded by the coding sequence TTGAGAAATTATTTTGTCATAGAAAAAGATAGAGATACCATCCGTACCATACAAAACACTTTAGAGGACATTGACCGGTTTCATTTCCTTGGATATGCATATGGGCCGGAAGAAGCCCTGGATGTCCTGTTGCGACAAAAACCGGACCTGGTTTTTATCCGCATAGACAACGGCTTTCCCTCGCCCTTTACTTTTGTTTCCGAACTGCACCTGTACGACTGTCCTGTCCCCTGTTTTATCGCGATCTCCAAAACCAGGGACGATGCCTATACAGCTTTTAAATACAATTTCTTCGACTATATCCTCCATCCTGTTTCCGGGCTGGAGGTCCGTAAGAGTATCCTGCGGTACCATAAGAGAAACCCCATCCGGGCAAATCTTGTTTGTATCCAATCCAATAAGGACTACAAATACCTGGATACCAACAACATTCTCTTTCTGAAAGCAGATAACAACACCACCGATTTTCACCTCACCGACGGCAGGGTGATCGGGGCTTTTAAAACCCTGAAAAGCTTTGAGGACAAACTGCCGGACAACTTTATGCGCATTCATAAAAGCTATATCGTAAATGCTGCACAGGTGGCCAGGATCCATTACGGAAAGGCCGTCTGTACCCTCAGGCAATACCGGCAGCCCATCCCCTTCACCCGGACCTTCCGCAAAAATATAGACCGGGTACATTACCTGTTAAACCAGGCTTCGTTTTAA
- a CDS encoding tetratricopeptide repeat-containing sensor histidine kinase, translating to MALFTGCNNTQLPDLSSLAKEKDSISIWLNNARTDTLPLPDRKQFLTRAYSQTRSLADSTKQEFLRKIAYRANGLNDSLLFQKTNREALRLSYHLRDTFAMGDTHWNYGIYYLDRETYDSAYYHYQEARKLFERVPHPYYSGKMLYNMAYILGHLKDYTGSEVLLFQAIPKFESEGKYKQLYQCYNFLGVIYDELKEYEKAISYHKKALEYLKKVDDKSVYLQDSQNNIGLSYQNQGDQPQALTYFNEVLNDPFLKSKDIKLYARVLDNKAFSNFLNNDTINILRDFQKALRIRHSVNHIPGIIISKLHLAQYYGRHKDTARAISLAGEAFDLATSIHNNRDVLTALHLLSRLDHGNSSTYLEKYIRLSNELREKERRRRNKFIRIHYETEQYIERTRQLSAQKLWISVIAAILILILLLLYILNRQYARNKLLYMETSQQKANEQIYLLTLKQQAKLQEGRNQERIRISEELHDGILGDLFGIRMDWGFLKLEGDAETLRKHRYYLEELHRIEKRIREASHELKEKLTPYPLDFILMVKRLIRNRAKTGNFEYNLIHDDTIAWDEADDFVKVNLYRIIEEALQNCIKHARASVVCVRFKQHKNRLRLIIQDDGVGFSPRKRNKGIGIRNMQSRVRKLKGTFQVDSGEQQGTTLTVSIPL from the coding sequence ATGGCATTGTTTACCGGGTGCAACAACACACAGCTCCCGGATTTGTCATCTTTAGCAAAAGAAAAGGACAGCATTTCCATTTGGTTAAACAATGCCCGGACAGATACATTACCGCTTCCTGATCGAAAGCAGTTTTTAACCCGGGCATATAGCCAAACCCGTTCCCTTGCGGATTCCACAAAACAGGAATTCCTCCGGAAGATCGCCTACAGGGCTAACGGGCTGAATGATTCCCTGCTCTTTCAAAAGACCAACAGGGAGGCCCTCCGACTCTCCTATCACCTCCGGGATACCTTTGCCATGGGCGACACCCATTGGAACTACGGGATTTATTACCTGGACAGGGAAACATACGACAGTGCCTATTACCACTATCAGGAAGCCCGGAAATTATTTGAACGCGTGCCCCACCCCTATTATTCCGGGAAAATGCTGTACAATATGGCCTATATCCTGGGGCATCTCAAGGATTATACCGGGAGCGAGGTATTGCTTTTCCAGGCCATCCCTAAGTTCGAATCCGAAGGAAAATACAAACAGCTCTATCAGTGCTATAATTTTCTCGGGGTGATCTATGACGAACTGAAGGAATACGAAAAGGCCATTTCCTACCATAAAAAGGCCCTGGAATATCTGAAAAAGGTCGATGACAAATCCGTGTACCTGCAGGACAGCCAGAACAATATAGGGCTGAGTTACCAAAACCAGGGCGACCAACCGCAGGCTTTAACCTATTTTAATGAAGTTTTAAATGACCCTTTCTTAAAATCAAAAGACATAAAATTATATGCCAGGGTTCTGGATAATAAGGCATTCAGTAATTTTCTCAACAACGATACGATCAATATACTCCGGGATTTTCAGAAAGCCTTACGCATCAGGCATAGTGTAAATCATATTCCCGGAATTATTATCAGTAAACTTCACCTTGCTCAATATTATGGCCGTCATAAAGATACCGCCCGTGCCATATCGCTGGCAGGAGAAGCCTTTGACCTGGCCACCTCCATTCATAATAACCGGGATGTACTGACCGCCCTTCACCTGCTTTCGCGTCTGGACCACGGGAACAGCAGTACTTACCTGGAAAAATACATCCGGCTGAGCAATGAGCTCCGGGAAAAAGAGCGCAGGCGGCGGAATAAGTTTATACGGATACACTATGAAACCGAGCAATACATCGAAAGAACCAGACAATTATCTGCCCAGAAGTTATGGATATCCGTCATCGCCGCTATCCTTATCCTGATTTTATTGCTTTTGTATATCCTGAACCGGCAATACGCCAGGAACAAATTATTGTATATGGAAACCTCTCAGCAAAAGGCCAATGAACAAATCTATCTGCTCACTCTGAAACAGCAGGCCAAACTTCAGGAAGGCCGTAACCAGGAACGGATACGGATATCGGAAGAACTGCACGACGGTATCCTGGGTGACCTCTTCGGCATCAGGATGGACTGGGGATTCCTGAAATTAGAAGGCGATGCGGAAACCCTGCGCAAGCACCGGTATTACCTGGAAGAATTGCACCGCATTGAAAAAAGAATCCGGGAGGCATCGCACGAACTGAAAGAAAAACTAACCCCGTACCCGCTCGATTTTATCCTCATGGTAAAGCGGCTGATCCGTAACCGGGCCAAAACAGGAAACTTCGAATACAACCTTATCCACGACGATACCATAGCCTGGGACGAGGCCGACGATTTTGTCAAAGTCAACCTCTACCGCATTATCGAAGAAGCCTTGCAAAACTGTATAAAACACGCCCGGGCCTCTGTGGTATGCGTCCGTTTCAAACAGCATAAAAACCGGCTCCGGCTTATTATACAGGACGATGGTGTAGGCTTTTCGCCCCGGAAAAGGAACAAGGGGATCGGTATCAGGAACATGCAGTCACGTGTAAGGAAACTCAAAGGGACCTTCCAGGTAGATTCAGGAGAACAACAGGGTACAACACTTACCGTTTCCATTCCCTTATAA
- a CDS encoding response regulator — MKTKNYHIALIDDHPLITDAYKNALEYVSEQDGTTFNIVVAHSCDEARYILDNASPLHPFDIVFLDIQLPPSGDSDIISGEDLGLEIRKRFPRARIAVSTTFNDHYRIHSIFESLNPDGFLIKGDITPDELITAIRHLIAEPPYYSKTVMQSLRQYITSDFLLDKIDRQLLYQLSLGTKMKTITTIIPLSRAAIEKRKRHLKDIFDVESGEDRDLILRAREKGFI; from the coding sequence ATGAAAACAAAAAATTACCATATCGCATTAATTGACGATCACCCGCTGATCACCGACGCCTATAAAAACGCCCTGGAATATGTCAGTGAACAGGACGGCACCACCTTTAATATTGTGGTTGCACACTCCTGTGACGAAGCCCGGTATATCCTGGACAATGCCTCCCCGCTCCACCCCTTTGACATCGTATTCCTGGATATACAACTGCCCCCCTCCGGGGACAGCGACATCATTTCGGGGGAAGACCTGGGACTGGAAATAAGAAAACGCTTCCCCCGGGCCAGAATTGCGGTATCCACCACCTTTAACGACCATTACCGCATTCACAGCATTTTCGAAAGCCTTAACCCCGACGGTTTCCTGATCAAAGGCGATATTACCCCCGACGAACTGATCACTGCCATCCGGCACCTGATCGCCGAGCCTCCCTATTACAGCAAGACCGTAATGCAATCCCTCCGCCAGTATATCACCAGCGACTTCCTGCTGGACAAGATAGACCGCCAACTGCTTTACCAGCTTTCCCTGGGCACCAAAATGAAGACCATTACCACGATTATCCCGCTGTCCAGGGCAGCCATCGAAAAGCGAAAACGCCACCTCAAGGATATCTTCGACGTAGAAAGCGGTGAGGACAGGGACCTGATACTGAGGGCCAGGGAGAAAGGGTTTATCTGA
- a CDS encoding class I SAM-dependent methyltransferase, translating into MPHKISNRLAQVVDALPLKDGIRVLEVGCGTGIAALEIVNRVDNAYVLAVDRSPKAIAQARKNAQKEIEKGTLKFIRSKIEELEVPEEEGSFDFAFAIRVGALDGRHPEIEQEARKRIARLLKKNGKLFIDGGNPLKESGI; encoded by the coding sequence ATGCCACATAAAATTTCCAACCGACTGGCACAAGTAGTAGACGCCCTCCCATTAAAAGATGGTATACGGGTTTTGGAAGTAGGCTGCGGTACAGGTATTGCTGCCCTTGAAATTGTCAACCGGGTGGACAATGCTTATGTACTGGCCGTTGACCGTTCCCCGAAAGCCATTGCACAGGCCAGAAAAAATGCGCAAAAGGAAATTGAAAAAGGAACACTTAAATTCATACGATCAAAGATCGAGGAACTGGAAGTCCCCGAAGAAGAAGGGTCTTTCGACTTTGCCTTTGCCATAAGGGTCGGGGCACTGGACGGACGGCATCCGGAGATTGAACAGGAAGCACGGAAAAGGATTGCCAGACTGCTTAAAAAGAACGGTAAATTATTTATTGATGGAGGAAATCCATTAAAGGAATCAGGGATTTAA
- a CDS encoding tetratricopeptide repeat protein yields the protein MKPIFKLIFLLTIFIVNLARAQDNKELQKMADDDQQARMSPDTDWNLLNKRDSIRRVRVDELFEENKVKTAKDYLNAGIIFQHGNDTIASRKAVECFGKAIELDSTLNRWWYAAAVDRNLMRRGKPQIYGTQFIKNQTTNHKWKRYEIDTTKVTDKERAYYRVETLAQQKEKERLMNLKSIASFAKENSIDKVVKLIKTEFKKALQSEYNVTEGAINSFGYQLMNNNRDNEALKIFKLNITLYPDRYNTYDSYGECLLKIKQTEKGLKAYRKSLELNPDNENAKKVLNRFEK from the coding sequence ATGAAACCCATTTTTAAGTTAATTTTCCTACTGACTATCTTCATTGTTAACCTTGCCCGGGCACAAGACAACAAAGAACTGCAAAAAATGGCCGATGACGACCAACAGGCAAGAATGTCTCCCGATACTGACTGGAATCTTCTAAATAAACGGGATAGTATAAGACGGGTAAGAGTTGACGAACTTTTTGAAGAAAACAAAGTTAAAACAGCAAAGGACTATTTAAACGCAGGAATCATTTTCCAACACGGGAATGACACAATAGCTTCGAGGAAAGCCGTCGAATGTTTTGGTAAAGCCATTGAACTTGATTCTACCCTCAACAGATGGTGGTATGCGGCTGCTGTAGATAGAAATTTAATGAGAAGAGGTAAACCGCAAATTTACGGCACCCAGTTTATAAAAAATCAAACTACAAATCACAAGTGGAAAAGATACGAAATAGACACCACAAAGGTCACGGATAAGGAGCGCGCATATTATCGGGTAGAAACACTGGCGCAACAAAAAGAGAAAGAACGGTTGATGAACCTGAAATCAATCGCTTCCTTTGCCAAAGAAAATTCAATAGACAAAGTAGTTAAACTGATAAAAACCGAATTTAAAAAAGCCCTTCAATCCGAATACAACGTCACCGAAGGTGCTATCAATAGTTTTGGCTACCAACTAATGAATAACAACAGAGATAATGAAGCTTTGAAGATATTTAAACTCAACATAACGCTATACCCTGACAGATATAATACCTATGACAGTTACGGAGAGTGCTTACTGAAAATCAAACAGACGGAAAAAGGATTAAAAGCCTACAGGAAATCACTTGAATTGAACCCTGACAATGAAAATGCGAAAAAAGTATTAAACAGATTTGAAAAGTAA